Genomic window (Pseudothauera hydrothermalis):
GCGCATCCCCAACCCGGTCGAACGCGCCGTCGCCCCAAGCAACACCTTACCGCGCATAGGCCCTGCTTCGACGCCCGCGACAAGCGGGGCCGCGGCGGTCGATGAACGCAGTCTCTGGTATCACCTGCACCGCGCCGACCGCGCCATGGTGAAGCTGGAGTTACAGCGCCTGCGTGCCCTGCATCCGAACTGGACGCCAAAGGGAGACTTGCGTCGCGCCATCGACCGCCTGCTCACTCCCGCCGCACCGGCCGCACCCGCTGCCTTCAGCACAGGCAAAGCGGTGTCTGCGTGCGCCGATCCGCAGGCGGCCTGGCGGAAAGCCGCCGGCCGACGCAAACCGCTCGTGGCCATGTTGCTACGCTGCCCGGACCCCGGTATCGCCGAAGGCACGCTCACCAAGCTGTTGCGCGGCCGGCGGCTTTCCGAGCAGGTCGCACGTCTGGAGGCGCTACCCACCAAACGCCTGGCGCCGGCGGTGCGCGCCGTGGTGGAACAACGCCTTTACGCGCTCCGCCTGGAGATGTTCGCCCACGACGACGGCGCTAAGCTACCGGCAGACTGGTCAGACGAGCTGGCGCAACAAATACGCCAACGCAACGATGCTGCCGCGGCATTGTTGGTCGGTTGGCGCAAGCTGGCACAAGGCGACACTCCGGCCGCCTTGACCTGGTTCGAGCTTGCCGACCGATGGGGCCAGCATGAAGCGGCCCGCGCCGGCATCGCGGCAACCCACGCGGCGCGCGCCCAGCGGGCGATCTTCCAAGAAGGGGATTTGGATACCGGTATGGTGGCCATTCAGGCCAGTCGAGCGGCCGGTGGCGATCCGGCCGAACCGATCGCGTGGGCACTGTACGAGCAAAAACAGTGGGCAGAGGCCGAGCGCGTGTTTGCGCTCGCGGGCGACCCGGAGGTGGCCGCCTATGGCCGCGCGCTGGCGCGGCAGGCCGCCGGTGACCTGTTTGCCGCCACCGATATCGCCTGCGGGTCCGCTACGCTGTCCGAACGGCTTGCCGGGCTGTGTACCGAGCTGGAACGCGCGGCATTCTGGGCGCACTGGCGCAGCAATGACCCGGCGGCCACCATCGCACGGGGCCTGCAGCTTGAACGACGGTTATCGACGCCCCCCGCCGAAATAGCCGAAATCATGGCCTGGGCGTACTTGGCGCTTGACCAAGCCGACGAGGCGGCGCGGCGCTTTGTGCGCATGCTGAGTCCTGCGATGAGCCCGGAGCTGGCTTCCGGCCTGATCGACAGCTTGATCCGCGCAGGTCGCGCCGACGAACTGGACGCCTTGGCCGTCCAATCCCCGGCGCTGGCCGAGCAACTGCGCGCCCGACGCAGCCGTCTGGCCGCCGCGCGCGGCCAATACGCGCTGGAAGCGATGCTATCGGCCGCGCCCGATGCCAACACCGCACAGTGGCTGCTGCAGAGCGGTTTGACGCGATCGGCCAGCCGCGGCGCAAAGGGCCTGGACCGCCTCGAACTCGACCGCCGCAATCTGGGTTTGCGCTTTCAACAGCAAGGCTTACGGATCGATCTCGGCGTGCGCCGTTCGGCGCTATCGGCCGGATATCCCGCACCGGACGCCGCGCTGGGCTTGCGCCACCCACCCACGACCACGGACAGCCATGCACCGCAAAGCGCGGCCGATGCGGACGAATGGCTGCTGCGCG
Coding sequences:
- a CDS encoding cellulose synthase subunit BcsC-related outer membrane protein, which translates into the protein MVCIFASHSVLAWAQAAVDIERIPNPVERAVAPSNTLPRIGPASTPATSGAAAVDERSLWYHLHRADRAMVKLELQRLRALHPNWTPKGDLRRAIDRLLTPAAPAAPAAFSTGKAVSACADPQAAWRKAAGRRKPLVAMLLRCPDPGIAEGTLTKLLRGRRLSEQVARLEALPTKRLAPAVRAVVEQRLYALRLEMFAHDDGAKLPADWSDELAQQIRQRNDAAAALLVGWRKLAQGDTPAALTWFELADRWGQHEAARAGIAATHAARAQRAIFQEGDLDTGMVAIQASRAAGGDPAEPIAWALYEQKQWAEAERVFALAGDPEVAAYGRALARQAAGDLFAATDIACGSATLSERLAGLCTELERAAFWAHWRSNDPAATIARGLQLERRLSTPPAEIAEIMAWAYLALDQADEAARRFVRMLSPAMSPELASGLIDSLIRAGRADELDALAVQSPALAEQLRARRSRLAAARGQYALEAMLSAAPDANTAQWLLQSGLTRSASRGAKGLDRLELDRRNLGLRFQQQGLRIDLGVRRSALSAGYPAPDAALGLRHPPTTTDSHAPQSAADADEWLLRARLERPDYTVQGELRSLPKGGAVDHDGVRVGLAYTRYHTRASTRIALRSAPRQDSLLSFAGQIDPVSGQRWGGALDTTIELSQYLATDEHAGLTLTYAQGRITGRHLPTNRHRTLQIDYRRDLRPADWAYFRVGPFAAWTAYAHNLSHFTYGHGGYYSPERDVSIGVRFNGLTATGSNWIARVEGSLAWAEVDEAAAARFPGQKLTGPAYPATRNSGARGDLQVRAAWRLSPGLVLQLGAGAASARQFDHWWFGLGLSMPLQAGHRLSADDLFTLFDRRD